The genomic region AATCCTCAGCATGCATACTGTCAGGAGTAATTTGATCAAGTAGCTCTTGAAGTTTCTCCTGTCGTTTTTTTTGCACTGGTACAATTTTTATTCCATCTTCAATTTGTAATAGTTCCACAATGGAATCGATATCCAGACCTAAGTTATGCGCAAAAGTTGCAGGAATCCGAATACCAATACTATTGCCCCATTTTTTACTGCTACTTTCATTTTTTACTCCCAATAACCTAAAGCATTATGCTATCATCTGAAATATAGTATAGCGAATGATCATTTAGATTATTTTTATTTCCCAAAGCGTTCCAGTAGTTGCAAAGAGTGTCTCGCAACTAACCACGATGTCTCCTTACTTTAATAGTATAAACAATAGTTTAAACAAATTTAAGTATTTTCAGTAGCTTCCCCACAGTCACGATGTACACAAAAAAACAACTGTTCCATCAGAAGCAGATTGCCTGCGCATATTTCAAATCTACCAAAATACACAAAATAAAAAAAGACTACAGATAGTCTTATATACAAACAACGATATCAAAAGATTACAGCCTTTATGAAGAGAAGACTGTTGCTATAATTACAGAAAGAAAAAATTTTTGAACACATGGTTTTTACCTCACGCTTTCATTGCATACGCATGGTTTTTGTATTTCCAGACATATAGAATCAACGTTTCACTTACGAGAACGGCAACCAGCAAGGCGATACTTGCTGATAAATAATTTGACATATGTACTTGTGGGGCGTACCATACTCCTATACGCAACAGGCGTTTATGCGTAAGCAAGCCAAAGGAGGAACAATGAGCGTTACAAGTACAGACCTAAGGAATGTAGCCATCGTGGGCCACAATGGGACTGGAAAGACCTCTTTGATGGAACAAATGCTGTTCTCTGCAAAGGTAATTTCCAAGCCCCAGACAATCGAAAGCGGTAAGACAACCAGCGATTACACAGATGAAGAGATCAGCAAACAGATTTCTATCCATACCAGTCTGGCAAACCTTGACTGGAACGGGAAATGCCTCAACATCCTGGACACTCCCGGATATGCAGGGTTCATCGGTGAAGCTATCTGTGGCTTCCGTTCCTGCGAAGCTTCGCTTATGATAGTGGATGCATGCGAAGGAGCTCAGATCGAGACAATCAAGCTCTGGAGACGCCTAGACAACAGAAATAAACCACGGGCCGTGTTCATCAACAAGATGGACAAGGAACGTGCTGACTATACAGCAGTATTGGAAGACCTGAGAGCACATTTCAAGGCAACTTTCGTACCGACTTTCATTCCTATGGGTGAAGGTGAAAATTTTGAAGGGATCATCAACCTCATCGAAGACAAGGCATATTTCGTCGGTAAGGATGGAATTGAAACAGAGGGACCGATTCCTGCAACCTATAAAGATCATGAAGCAAAATACAGAGATCAGCTCATTGAATTTGCAGCTGAAGGTGCAGATGATCTCATTGAGAAGTACTTTGAAAACAACACCTTGGCTCCTGATGACATCCGAAGAGGCCTGAGGGAAGGACTTGCCGCAAACAAGGTCGTACCGGTATTCTGCGGTTCCACATTGAAAGGAAGCGGTATCATCAGCCTGCTCAATTTTATCCAGCATAATTTTCCTTCTCCCGTCGGACATCTGGAATGGATTACTGACAAGGATGGGAATCCCAAAGATATGCCTATCAGTGAGGATGGGGCACCAAGCGCTTATGTCTTCAAGACTACGATTGATCAGTTCAGTGGAAAACTGAGCTATGTGAAAGCCGTGACTGGCATGCTTGCAACTGATACAGAATTGACAAATCCGACCTTGGGCAAAAAGGAGCGGATAGGCAAGCTCTACAGGGCAATAGGGAAAAAGCTCATCGAAACCGATGGCCTTTCGGCCGGAGATATCGGTATCATTGCAAAAAGCAACATCACATGTACAAATTGTAGCCTGCTTGCTGATCCTGCAACACAGGATTTCACTTTCAGGCCTCTGTCACTTCCCTATCCGATTTACGCTCTTGCCATCAGTACCGATGACAAGAAAAGTGAAGACAAATTGAATGATGCCTTGCACAGACAGAGTGAAGAAGATCTGACCTTCAAGACAGGCTACAATGAAGAAACCAAGGAAAGTGTCATCATGGGCATGGGAGATGTCCACCTGCAGATGATATTGGACAAGATCTGTACAAAACAAAAGATTGTCGTACATACCAAGCTTCCGAAAGTCGCGTATCGGGAAACCATTACGAAAAAGAGCGGTATCATCGAGTATGCACACAAGAAGCAAAGCGGTGGACATGGCCAGTATGGTAAGGTAGTCATTGAAATTGCCCCGATCGAACGAGGCAAGCAATATGAGTTCATCAATGCCATAAAAGGCGGTTCTGTATCAAAGGGTTATATACCAGGTATCGAAAAAGGATTGCACGACAAGATGTCAGAAGGATATCTTGCAGGTTATCCATTGGTAGATATCGGCATTACGCTGCTCGATGGCAAGGAGCATCCTGTTGATTCTTCGGAAATGGCATTCAGACTAGCAGCAAAAGGAGCCATGGAGCTTGCCCTTGCAAAGTCTGGTGTGGTATTGCTGGAACCGTTCATGAAACTTGCGGTCTATATCGAAAACCAGTATCTGGGAGATATTCTTTCAGACCTTTCAAGTAAACGTGGACGGGTAACCGGTCAGGAAGAATTCGGACAACTTGTACAGGTCAATGCCGAAGTTCCCCAGTCTGCATTGCTCAACTATGCCATCGACTTGAAGAGTATTACCAGTGGTACCGGTAGCTTTGAAGTCGAATTTTCCCATTACGAGCCACTCAAGGGAAGAGATGCTGACCTAGTCATCCAAGCAGCAAAAGATGCAAAAGAAGCAGAATGACAGTAAGCAGGTAAGCTTTTCCTGGTAAATCAACACATGGGGTTATTGCAAAAGTCAATTTTGTAATAACTCCTTTTTTTTGCATTGTGCTAATAAGATTAACACGACCATGAGACTTGATCTCTTGCTTCGCTTTTCATCAGAAATATCCATTTCTCTGGATAAAAAGACGACATTGAATTCTTTGTTGTCCTTATGCAAATTCTAAAACAAATTGATTAGCCAATTAAAAATCAAAATTCTAGCGGCATTTCCACATAGCCATTGGATGACAGAAAATACGTTCAAGGTCCTTGCAATACGTGACAACGCAGCATCTAGTTAATTTCAATTTTCAGGTTATCTTTCATGCCACCGGCATCTTGGTATTCATAGACAAACGAATCCAGTGTGTGATAGTCTTTGACTTCGAACTATAAGCATAACCAGATGACTCCATAAATTTTGCAATATGCCCTGTTGCTTTCTTCCGTTCGGCAAGCATTTCGTCTTTTTGCAGGTTTTCTGTAAAATCCAAGTCAATAGCAACAGACAGACGTGGCAAATCAAAGATAGCCAAGTTGATTGCCGTACCACAATAAAATGATTCTATGCAATTTTAAATATCGTACAAATCTAATTATACCAGTAACAGAAAGATGCTGATTTACTGATGACCTTGACAATTTTATTACAGGAAAAGGGACTATTACAAAATTGGCTTTTTCAACAACTCCGTTATATTGCCTCTTGTTTTTCAATTTGCTATCATTTTTACGACTTTCAGATGATGAGGAGTAGCCTCTTATGTATGATTGGAAGGAAAAGATTGATTCACAAGTATCTGGGACATATGTAGTTCCGCTCTATCCGAAGACAGGTACTCCTGTTACCATCCGCTTGCAGATTGCAAAGAAGTAAGAAACGTTTTGTTATTCACCGACTTCGATGGAGAAACTGAAAGATTTACCTGCGAGAATCATGGCACGATGGCAGAAACCATTGTCCCGATGAAAGGGAAAGAAGCATTTTATTATTTTTCCCTCCAGGCAGAGCATCGATGTTGGTATTTCAGCAAGCTCGGACTTACGGAGGCATTACCCTCACAGAGGGATTTTTTCTGTCTGAAGGCAGATCTCCAACCGGCTGCATGGGTAGCAGAGGCAACTTGCTATCAGATTTTTCCAGACCGTTTCAGAGATGGTAATCCCGCCCTTGATCCGAAAGGACGGTGCCTACACCTTTGACGGGGCACAGGTCCGGCACAAATCATTTTCTGAGGCACCGCTTCCTTTCGACAAAGCAAGATGTCTTGATTTTTATGGAGGAGACCTACAAGGGATCATCGACAGTATACCCTACTTCAAAGAGCTGGGCATTACCTGCCTGTATCTCAACCCGATCGGAGACAGCCGGACTACCCACCGATATGACTGCTGTGACTTTTTTCACGTCGATCCAAAACTCGGTGGCGATGAAATGTTTGAAAAACTGGTCAAGGAACTTCATAAGAACGGTATAAGGATCATCATAGATATTTCAATCAACCATACCGGAACAGAGAATCTCTGGTTCAAGAAAGCACTTGCAGACAAGAACTGTGAAGAGGCTTCCTTTTACTACTTTGATGAAAACGGTAAACCGTCCTATTGGGAAGGTGTTCCTACGCTTCCACAACTCAATTATGGTTCAGAAAAACTAAGACAGCTGATTTACAAAGACAAGGACAGTGTCCTCAGGAAATTCCTAAAAGAACCGTATTGCCAGAATGGCTGGAGATTTGACGTAGCCAATGTAGTCGGCAGGCATGGCAGTGATCAATTCTGCAAGGAAATATGGAAGGAAGTCCATAAGGCAGTAAAGGAAGAAAATTCCCAAGCCTACATGGTCGGTGAATGCTGGGTCGATGCTACAGCTTACCTTCAAGGTGACATGTGGGATGCAACGATGAACTATGTCGGTTGCAGCAGACCATTGAGAAGATGGATGGGAGAGATTGACCGCTTCCAGATGGAAGGTTGGGGTACCGACCCTGGCAGTACCATCCCCTATTCAGGGACAGACCTTCGGACAGCACTTCAGTCCCAGTTGGAAAGTCTGCCCACCCAAATGTGTTTTCTTCAGATGAACCTTTTCGATTCCCATGATACACCGAGACTTCATACCAATACCGAGACAATGGACAAGAAACTTTATGCAGGAATAGTCATGTTGACTTATCTGCTTCCAGGGATGCCAAGCATCTACTATGGAGATGAAATCCAACTTGCAGGAGATGTCCATAGCGTAGAAGCCTGGCGTTATCCGATGGAGTGGGACAGAAGCAAATGGGATATGGATATCCACCATCTTTATTGTGTTCTCGGAAAACTTCGCAGAGACTGGGCAGAGGTATTAGGGAACGGTTCATTTGCTTTCTTGGCTGCAGACAGCAAGACAATGGTCTTTGCCCGTTACACGACAAACCAAGCACTTATTCTTATCCTCAACAGGGGCAAGGCAAGGTCCTTTTCCTTCAGGACCTGCCAGCTGAACGGGAAAAAAACAGCTGTACTGATGGGAAGCGGCAGCGCAGAAGCAGTGCCGGATGCCATTCTTTGTCATCTGGAAGAAAGAGAAAGCCTGTTGCTTGCCCTTACTTAGATTGACATTACCATTAGGATTGCTTTCTTGCTCTCAAGGTTGCAGAAGATTTTCAACTCGACGACTATTTTCTTTATCTTTATAAAGGTATCTGTTGTGATTCTTTCATCGCAACAAATACCTTCTGCTTTTTCAAAACTTCAGGAAAAACCTTGAAGGGCTAATTTCCATCGAGAAAATGCATCAAATCTATCTATAGAAAACATTGAAAAGGAAAATGATTTCATGCACTGTAGCGACGTTACTGAACAGACATTTTGACCAACAACATCACTACAAACGTTTTTCTTATCCCTGTCTGATTACTAAAGTCCGACAGAACAGCCGACTGTCAGCTGCATATCCAAAGCATTTGAACCAGATATGTTACCCTTGTTTATGGTATAGACGACATCAGTCTGTGCAAAAACTTTCATGAACTTCAGGAAATAACGGCTACCGCTGAAACCAAGGTCAAACATATTGATAACAGCATTTCGATCTTCTGGATCGGTCACGCCAATAGTTTCATAATCATCATCAGCAAATGATCCGGACCACGAGGTTGTCGGAGTAGACAGATTTGCAATATCATCACCTGCTCCACCAGCCCATTTTGTATACTGGTCAAAGACTCCATGGAGCATATACATGAAGTTAATATCTGTCTCCCATTTACCAAGTTTCCGAGCACTGAGGTTCAGGTTGCCGACAATGGCATCTCCACCATAGGGATAACCAAGGAAGGTGTTTTCATAGACTGCGGACCTGTTGGATGCCGATTCTCTAAAAGCCACGACATAGCTGATACCATAATCAAAGTCACTTTGGCTGGTACCATATCTCAGGTAAAGCAGAGGATCAGTATAGGCAAACTCAACGTTTGCCTTGAGGATGACCCCATCGTCCTTGACCTTGTAATAGGTTGCTCCGGCCAAGTAGCCAAGAGCAGGCGGAAGATAACCATCTTCACCAGCTTCATCTTCACCCGGCAACACAAACTCATCGACCACAACCTGACCATAGAAATTCAAATTCTTCAGCAAGGTAGTATCCATTTCAAATCCCAAGAGAGAATTTGCATTGGCTCTGATATAATAGTCATGGAAAATAGCAGCCGGACTGATATACCTAGGATCAATATTCCCGTTTGCATCTTGGAACATAATTGTCTCATTCAAGGCAAAACCAAGCTTGTCATGGAACATCCGCCATTCAAGCCTATGTCCCATGAACATGTAGAGGCCATCGGAAGCATCTTCGGCTTCAAGTCCTGTAGTTGGGTTAGTGTCACCATCATCCATATAATCCTCTGGATAAGGATAGAAAGCAGTCAGGAAGGTATACTTGTAGTTGCTACCGAATGCCGTTGCCTTTGCAAAAGTCTGATACGGCAGATTGTCACCCAGCACCAGATTACCGGTCGTACCTGCACCCCACTTGAGCCTGTCACGGCCTATTTGGAGGTTCCAATAATTTCCACCAAGGGAAATAAAGGCTCGGTTGGGACCCATGATGCTGATATCACCGACGGTACCCTGTTGCCCAATGCCAGGGATGTTGGTACTGTACTGCTGGTCTCCCCAAACAGAACCATCAGCAAAGTTGGTATTGAGGCCGAAGGGATATGCCACGCCTATATACAGATTTCTGAACAGCCAGAGACCTGCAGTTGCATCTGCAAACGGAGCGGGAGTTCCTTCTTTCCAATCACCCTGCAGATCGTAATCGGTCGGATTGGTCTGCGCGTACGCTTCCGCTGTCGCCTCCCCTGAAACTTCCAATGCAACAGCAGGAAGCGACACAAGCGGATTAAGGTCAAGGGCGTCTTCAATGTGCTTGTAAAGTACTTTCTGTCCCTTGGTAAGTGAATTCTTATTGATCTTTGAAAGCATCAAAGCCAACTCAGCATCGCTATATGGAGCTGTCTGTGACGGCAAGGACATACCCTGCGTTACATACAGCGCATCCATGGCATCGATGAGATTACTGTCAAGTGAACGTATCTTCTGCATATTCTGCCCTGCGTTCAGGCTCATAAGGCAAGATGCAGCACCAATCACTACCAAACAAATATTTCTTTTCATATTATGCATGTACATCCTCCTTAGAAAGCAAGCTTCACGCTGACATTAAGCTGAAGATCAGAAGCCGTCACCCCGCTGACATTCCTGAAATTTATGCAGTAAAGATAATCTGCTTCCGTAAGTACTGAAAGTCCTTTGAAAAGGGTGCATTCACCTCCGAGAGATGCAATGAGTGTCTGTGAAATTGCATTGCGTGATGAAGGAGCACTGTATCCTCGGTCTGTGGCTTCTCCATCAGTAAGCTGAGAAGCTGCACTATGTGAAGAAGTCAGAAAAACCTGGCTGGCATCTGCTGTATAGCAGGTGTAGGCATCATAGGTGCCGTGCAGCATATACATCATGCTTGCGTTGAGCTTCCATGAATCAAGTCCAAGAAGTTGGGCCCCGATCTTGCCGACAAAGGCATCGTTGCCCCATTTATACCCAAGGAACTTGCTGTCATATATAGTATCATTGGAAATAAGGAAAAATCTGGAAGCTGCAACAAATCCGATACCTACATCCCCTTTGCTTTGAGATTCACCGGTGGTACTGGCCAAGTACAGATATGGATTTGTGTATGCAGCCTCAGCGTACAGCTTAAGTACCTTCAGGCCTCCCAAAGCCTTGATATGTTTCGCGCCAAGGATAAGTCCATAAGCCATCGTTTCATCTGAAGTAAGACTGTCGAGAGCTCCTTCAAAGTAAATCGTCCAACGGGGTTTCACCGTGTAGTCCATGCTCAATGTCAGCATAGGATTGAACTTACCGTCATCAGAAGTATATGAATCGTAGATACCCTCGATGACATCGGTACCTCCGCTGGAGAGATACATGAAAGTCGGTGCAAAAGCAATGCCAAGCTTCCCTAGCTGGGTTTCAAGCCTGACACCACCATGGACAAGGACTCCTCTTATCTCATCACTCTGGCTGTCACCTTCATAAGGTACGTCATCGTCAGCACTGACGCTTTCATCATCGGAAATGTAAGCATTGGGATCAGTATAATAAGAGTTGACTATGACCAGCTTGGACCTGCCGTCGAACCATGAGAACTTGAGTAAATTCTCAAATGGCATAGTTGCACCCCAGTCAAGGCTACCGCTTTCCCCGTTGCCCCATCTCATACTGTCTCTTCCAAGTTCCAGATTCCAGTTGCTGCCACCGGCAGTCAGAAAAGCCCGGTAAGGGATATTGAAATCAATGTCATCCATAACTGCCGGAGCAAGAAGCGGAATATTGGTCGAGTATGTTACAGAGGCAAATTTGTCTCCAGGAAGATCACCAAGATTCTCGGTATTTCCTAACGTAAACTCGCTGTACCCATAGAAATTGTTGCCAGCCCAAGTCTCAAGAGACAGTTTGAAAGGTTTTTCCCGTTCACGGTACGGTCTTTGCCAATACATACTGCCACTGAACTGATCGGTATTGGAATTATAGTACCCCTCAGCAGCAATGTCACCACTAAAATCATAGCTGACACCTTTGCCTTTCCCTTTCGGGACGGCACCATTGATAAGGTTGACAAGCTTATCATATAGAGCCAGTTCATGGGCATTCATCTTCGACCTGTCAAGCCGCTTCAGCATTGCCTTCAGTTCTGCATAGCTGTAAGGAGCAGCAGAAGATGGCAAAGGCTTTGACTGCGAAAGATATAAGGCTGTTATTGCTTCATATATCTGATTATCAGAAATATTGGTAAGTTTCTGAAGATTTTCGGATGTTCCACGTTCTTCAGACAGGGCACTGATATCTACCCCTTTTTCATCCTTTACTGTAAGTGATGAGTGTAAATCCGATTGTGTCAAGCCGGTAGCAAAAACCGAGGACATCACGAGTACCAGCAAAGCTGAAACAATGGGAACTTTGATCCTCAATAACATAACAGACATGTACCTCCTGCATAATCATCTTACATACTCTGACCGACAGCAATGTGAGAATTTTTGAGCAAAAAACATTTCATGCAGCATACTGCATGAAAATCCTAGCATTGCCAGGTCATAAATACACACATAATACATAAACAACTGTTTCATTCTTTAGGATACAGAGAATAATTGCAATGCAGTCAGAATTGAATAAAGCAAAAAAACTTATCAAGACGAAAAACATTTTATATCGATATACCAGTCACCCATTCATTTTTGCAACTTGAACAGCAACAAATCAAAAGATTCTTCAATTGTCAATCCGGCAGTATCAGCATGGAATACTACTTTATTTCCCTCTCTGGAATATAACACCAGAAAATCCAAAACAGATTTCCAGTCTAGCAGATTTACGTATTATTCCTCTCAACCTGAATCAGGCAACAACTTCTTTGAAAGCTGACATCTCTCTACAAAGAAATTGTAGTACCAACTGTCAGTTGCAAGTCATCCTCCCAGTCGCTGAAAACATCTGAGTCTGCATCATAATGAACCCGTTGTATATAACTGGTTTCACCATAGCATTTCCAACTTGTCATCCATTTGGGTACAGGAAGCTGTATGCTTCCGTTCAACGTGGCAGTCAGGCTGGCATCAATAGAGCCGCCCTTGAACAGTTGTGTCCCGTACTTCACTATCTCGTCATCATTATCATACCTATACATACTGACCGGGCCATGCAAAGCCAATGTCGTAGCAAATTCCGTTTCCCATTTCTCGGGAACACGGTAGGTGTTATCCCATTTGACTACCACTGCGTCACCGCCATAGGGAAATCCGATGTAGTCAAATTTTTGCAGTTGCCAGTAATGAAGTGAAGCATAGCGGGTGGCCATCAGGAAATCTACTTTATCACGCAGATAGAGACACGGAAGAGTCATTGCTCCTTCAAGGGAAGTGGTCAATACTCCACTTCCAAGGATGCGTGCATAGTCAAATCCGACAAGTGCTCCCCATGCAGTAGATTCAGCATCGGCATCTTCATTCGGAGCTACAGCCTGATCCAGGACAAACTGCCCATAGATATTCCATCCAGGCAAGAAAGTATAGCTTAATTCTACATGTGCAATAGCATTGAATTTACTGCGTGAATTCAAGTTGTGATAAATAAAGGATGGATTGAACACCTGTGGATCAAAGCTCGTATCCTTATACATGACATCTTCACTGACAGCAAAAGTAATTTTGTCCCATGGACGGAACTCCAACCGATGAGCCATTAAAACACGGAAGTATTCGTCATCATAATTATCATCGTCTTCATCGTCTTCGTCATCTTCATCGTCATCACTGGCTTTACTTTTTCGGCTCAATCACTTTTCTTGTGTGATTTTAAATTAACATTTACTAAATAGTGTTTTCTAAAAGGTTGTAAAAAAAGGGCAACATCTTTATGTTGTAGTTACCACACATTAAACATAAGAGAGTTGCCCTAAATGAAATATATCAAATTACCATCAAGATTGGTAGGCTTTAACAATCAAACTACGGAAATCGTAAATACAGTATCAAATAAAGAGATGTATCTTCTTCATGGGACTCTAAAAAAAGATAAAAAGCCTTGTATTTGTCCTTATTGTCATAAGAAAATGCATGTTAATAATAAATATGAAGTCAATTTAAAGCATCTTTGTTTCGGAAGCAGATTAAGTACTATTAGATTTTCTAAGATTCGATATAGATGCCCTGAATGCAGCTATACACAGATGCAGGAAGTCCCTTTCCAAGCAAAAGGGCACAGGATTAGTTGTGAGCTCTGCCAATACACTAGAGATCTATTAGCTTATGGCTTTACCAATAAAGAAATAGCAGAACTTACTGGCCTTGGAAAGAATACTGTTAAAGATATTGATTTACAACGATTGAAAGAAAAATATACTATAGATGATAAAACTCTCATCAAACCAGAAAGGCAAGCAAGGTTCCTTGGAATCGATGAATTTAAGCTACATAATGGTCATAAATATGCGGTAGTAATTATTGATATGGAAACAGGTCATATCCTCTGGTTAGCGCATGGCAAGAAGAAAGCAACTGTATATGCATTTATAGACCATGTAGGTCTTGATTGGATGGATGGAGTTGAAGCTATAGCATGCGACATGAACAGTGACTTTGAAGAAGCTTTTGAGCATCGTTGCCCTCATATACAACCTATATTCGATTTCTTTCATATTAAAAAAAATTTGAATGATAAAGTTGTAGGAGAAGTTAGAAAGGATGAATTTCGAAGGTTAATTGCAGAGGGAGATAACAAGGCTGCAGCTTCTCTTAAGAAGAGCAGATATATTCTTACATCTTCTGTGCAAACTCTTCAAAAGAAAGACAAAGAAGCAGAAGATGGGAAAGTAATATCAAAAGGCAGCACGCTCTTTCATAAAGGAGAAGTTGTTAGAAAATCTGGTTATGTTGATAGATACGAAGAATTAATTAAACAAAACAAACTTCTCTTTACTCTAGATATAATTAAAGAAAAGCTCTCAGATGCATATAAGATGACAGATGAAGCTAAAATGGCAAACGAAATATCTGAGATTATGGATATTTGTAGCAATACCAAAAATAAACATTTTCTTTGGTTTTATCGGCTTCTAGATAATCACTTTGAAGGTATAATAGCTCATGCTACATATAATATATCTGCAGGTAAGATAGAAGGAATTAACAACAAAATTAAGACGGCCAGGCGCAAGGCTTTTGGCTATTCTGATGATGAATATTTCTTTCTAAAGCTCTTTGATGCAAGTAGGAAAAGTTATGTGAGAAATCAAGTGTCACATAAAATCCTTAAAAACCCACAAACTTTATGATTGAGCCACTTTTTCTTTCATTCAGATAAGAATTGTCAAAAAATACACCGAGGGCCTCATATTTGAAATATCGGGTAAAGACAGTAAATCTTGCATAATCATGGTAGTCAACATGATTGTCTATAATGAAATTCCCGATATGGGAATTGCCCCAGTTGATCCGGTCCCTGCTGAGATTGAAATTCCAGTTATCCCCACCGAATGACAGGATTGCCCGTTTAGGCCATTGGAAATCAAAGTCCCTGCTAGCCGTGATAAGGTTGGTAGCAAAACTTGAGCCATACTGGTTGAGCACAGAGAAACTGTCAACATAATCCAAATCATCATAATCACCTTCAGAATTGTCAATAAGTGCACCCACCGATTTCTCTCCTAGAGAGGATACGACATCATCATATGTCACGATGCCATAGCCGTATTGTAGGTCACAGTAGGTATAGAACATCGGATCAACAGCCATTTCCACCCGCAGTTTCGCCAGAGGCTGTCGATCGATAAATCCATAGGTCCAATCATCATAAGAAGAAAAATCACCATCAGTATTTGTATGTGCATAGGCTTCAGCCGA from Spirochaetia bacterium harbors:
- a CDS encoding AbrB/MazE/SpoVT family DNA-binding domain-containing protein — translated: MGVKNESSSKKWGNSIGIRIPATFAHNLGLDIDSIVELLQIEDGIKIVPVQKKRQEKLQELLDQITPDSMHAEDFFGKETGKEQW
- a CDS encoding elongation factor G, coding for MSVTSTDLRNVAIVGHNGTGKTSLMEQMLFSAKVISKPQTIESGKTTSDYTDEEISKQISIHTSLANLDWNGKCLNILDTPGYAGFIGEAICGFRSCEASLMIVDACEGAQIETIKLWRRLDNRNKPRAVFINKMDKERADYTAVLEDLRAHFKATFVPTFIPMGEGENFEGIINLIEDKAYFVGKDGIETEGPIPATYKDHEAKYRDQLIEFAAEGADDLIEKYFENNTLAPDDIRRGLREGLAANKVVPVFCGSTLKGSGIISLLNFIQHNFPSPVGHLEWITDKDGNPKDMPISEDGAPSAYVFKTTIDQFSGKLSYVKAVTGMLATDTELTNPTLGKKERIGKLYRAIGKKLIETDGLSAGDIGIIAKSNITCTNCSLLADPATQDFTFRPLSLPYPIYALAISTDDKKSEDKLNDALHRQSEEDLTFKTGYNEETKESVIMGMGDVHLQMILDKICTKQKIVVHTKLPKVAYRETITKKSGIIEYAHKKQSGGHGQYGKVVIEIAPIERGKQYEFINAIKGGSVSKGYIPGIEKGLHDKMSEGYLAGYPLVDIGITLLDGKEHPVDSSEMAFRLAAKGAMELALAKSGVVLLEPFMKLAVYIENQYLGDILSDLSSKRGRVTGQEEFGQLVQVNAEVPQSALLNYAIDLKSITSGTGSFEVEFSHYEPLKGRDADLVIQAAKDAKEAE
- a CDS encoding nucleotidyl transferase AbiEii/AbiGii toxin family protein — encoded protein: MAIFDLPRLSVAIDLDFTENLQKDEMLAERKKATGHIAKFMESSGYAYSSKSKTITHWIRLSMNTKMPVA
- a CDS encoding alpha-amylase family glycosyl hydrolase, producing the protein MIRKDGAYTFDGAQVRHKSFSEAPLPFDKARCLDFYGGDLQGIIDSIPYFKELGITCLYLNPIGDSRTTHRYDCCDFFHVDPKLGGDEMFEKLVKELHKNGIRIIIDISINHTGTENLWFKKALADKNCEEASFYYFDENGKPSYWEGVPTLPQLNYGSEKLRQLIYKDKDSVLRKFLKEPYCQNGWRFDVANVVGRHGSDQFCKEIWKEVHKAVKEENSQAYMVGECWVDATAYLQGDMWDATMNYVGCSRPLRRWMGEIDRFQMEGWGTDPGSTIPYSGTDLRTALQSQLESLPTQMCFLQMNLFDSHDTPRLHTNTETMDKKLYAGIVMLTYLLPGMPSIYYGDEIQLAGDVHSVEAWRYPMEWDRSKWDMDIHHLYCVLGKLRRDWAEVLGNGSFAFLAADSKTMVFARYTTNQALILILNRGKARSFSFRTCQLNGKKTAVLMGSGSAEAVPDAILCHLEERESLLLALT
- a CDS encoding ISL3 family transposase; amino-acid sequence: MKYIKLPSRLVGFNNQTTEIVNTVSNKEMYLLHGTLKKDKKPCICPYCHKKMHVNNKYEVNLKHLCFGSRLSTIRFSKIRYRCPECSYTQMQEVPFQAKGHRISCELCQYTRDLLAYGFTNKEIAELTGLGKNTVKDIDLQRLKEKYTIDDKTLIKPERQARFLGIDEFKLHNGHKYAVVIIDMETGHILWLAHGKKKATVYAFIDHVGLDWMDGVEAIACDMNSDFEEAFEHRCPHIQPIFDFFHIKKNLNDKVVGEVRKDEFRRLIAEGDNKAAASLKKSRYILTSSVQTLQKKDKEAEDGKVISKGSTLFHKGEVVRKSGYVDRYEELIKQNKLLFTLDIIKEKLSDAYKMTDEAKMANEISEIMDICSNTKNKHFLWFYRLLDNHFEGIIAHATYNISAGKIEGINNKIKTARRKAFGYSDDEYFFLKLFDASRKSYVRNQVSHKILKNPQTL